The following are encoded in a window of Nitrospirota bacterium genomic DNA:
- a CDS encoding XRE family transcriptional regulator: MKKKQARQVKGANNVFLDLGFPPHEAAVMLLRCELAEALRQWMDREAITQVEAAKRLGVVQPRISEIACNKVDKLSLDYLVGLCAKAGVSVAVKLAA, translated from the coding sequence ATGAAGAAAAAACAAGCACGGCAAGTGAAGGGCGCAAACAATGTGTTCCTTGATCTCGGCTTCCCACCGCATGAGGCGGCTGTGATGCTCTTGCGTTGCGAGTTGGCCGAAGCGCTACGTCAATGGATGGACCGTGAGGCAATTACCCAGGTGGAAGCCGCCAAGCGCCTTGGCGTGGTCCAGCCCCGCATCTCCGAGATTGCGTGCAACAAGGTTGACAAGCTGTCTCTGGACTACCTCGTGGGCCTGTGCGCAAAGGCTGGTGTCTCAGTCGCCGTGAAATTGGCCGCCTGA